Within Malus domestica chromosome 04, GDT2T_hap1, the genomic segment TCCCATCATCAATTTGCACTTGATTATACTAACTTTATATTAACAACCTAAATGAGTACCGACTGAAACCCTTAAACCATTGTTGTagaaataaagagaaatactTTAGAATAAAGTTGAGATAATTACGAAGTGAAATAACTGATTGAATTGGAAGCCATTAAATCCAAAATTTAGCCTCTTCTTCAACACCATATCTCAAGCATACATGGCAATTTACAATCATCAAACACAGAAAAGATAAATCCCATATACAAACCCACACTAAAGGGTGCTTAATTTGTCCGAGAGTTATACAATTCTAAGTATTGGGTTTACTTCATATTGTGTGAAATCCTATTTAGAGAATGTGGATAATTGTTGGTTTAATCATGCGATGTGCAAAACACTTTAAACGTTATCAGCATAGAGTTAATCAACAATTACACAGTCGGTGGACAGCCCTTGGTTTAACTAAAGACTTGGAGACGTTTACCTTGATTGAAATATTTTCGTTGCGCTTTTTCAAGATGTCTAGAAGCACCCTGGGTCCAAAGTCTCCAAACTCAAACACCATAAAACACATCATTGAAAAAATCACAACttaaaaatggttgaaaaattaaaagttgGTAAGCAAAATCTAAGAGGGCTAATAAATTAACTGCACTTGGAGCAGAGACTGGCAAATCCATCGAACCGCAAAGATCAGCCTTTCTTTCATTTGTGTGTATTGGCTGTTTTGCATGAATGATTCATGCAAACCTTGAACCCCATTGCCCCAAATTCAAactctccaaaaccctaaaagcAAATAAAACAGAGCAATCAAACCTAAATATCTAAACCCCTTTTGATCAAAACCAATAAATTAGAACATAAAACCTAGCATTAACCtggtaatttaaaaataaataaataaattcttctcattactcatttacaaaatataataaaattcatataaactaataaaacccaaaaaaaaaaaaaaaaggaaaacagagtttgaagtttttatatgaacttacaacaaacaaaagaaattttttttctgcaaCCATGTGGAGTTTCTTGATTcaatcacataaaaaaaaactcgtaagtttaaaaaaaaaaaattacaaattaaagagaagaaataagaagaataaagaaaaatgaGCGTGCGTACAGAGGAGAGTGGAGGAGTAGGGGCGGGGAGATGAGGACTGCCGATTTCAATATCCCTAAATCACCACAAAATCATCAAGGATCTAAATAACAAATATCAAAACTTCAGtatgcttttgcagagatcaaAGGGAAGTAGTAAAAAAGAAAGACCCACTTTTTTTCCCTTACCTTTCCTATGGTTCAATACAAATATACTCAGAGGCAAAGAGTGGTTTCACCACCTGGTGGAGCGGTTTCACCACCTGGTGGAGCAGTTGCTCCACCCTACTCCATCCCTTTTCCCAAATCCATCACCACCATCGCGGCACTACTGACGTTGCCACCACATCTCGCTCGCTCCGTACGATAGAAGATTTTTGAAAATGCATCTAAATTTGCAATTTCTCATCTCATCATTTTATATGATATGTGGAATAAATAAGAATAATAGGTTGTTCAAATTTGCCTCCATTAAAGCATTTATGCATACTTTGAGTTCTCATTTTTTGTAAACCATTCCAACAAAAGCCATAGAAGCAGTGGCAAGAAACATCATAATTGTCCTCATCACCAACAAAACTAATAGCATATTCACAAACCGGAGAAGAatgacaaacatgaagaggaaaaatgATATTCATAGAGTTTACTCTACCGCAAAAGAGTAACAGAGTCGAAATTGAATACAACAACCAACCATCAAAATGCAAGCATAGAAATATTAAACTTTAATTTGACTTCCAAATTGAGTAACAGAGCAAGATATGATGGCGGCGCCGGTCGTAGTGGGTGCTAGCTAGTGGTGGCGGATTTGGGAGAAAAGCCAGGTTGAGTTGGGTTGGGGTGGGGTATGGTGGACTGATGGGATTCGAGAGGGGGAAGAgataaaagaagaaaggagCGGGTAATTTAGTACTTTTGCAtgagtttttggttaaatttgtaAGAATAATAAAATGTTGGTTAAAAATCATTTTGTGGTGCAAAATATGGCTAGTTATAAAAAATTCCCAAATGTGGGGGGTATTTCCGTCTTTACATTGTCCTTATGAACAATGATTTTTGCCGTAGGGCTTTAGCATATATCAGAGCAACTATAGCGAAGGGAATAGCCTGATGAACTGGTCATTTTTCCAACTGAATAGCCAGAGCTGCAAGCTCTAGCCAGTGTGTGGACTGAGAGGGGCCCGAGTGAGAGGCCCAGCTCGAATTGGTGGCCCAAGAGCCCAAGGcccattttaaaattaataaaaaaatataaaaaaattaataaaaaaagttaaaaaattaattaaaaaatgtaaaaaattaataaaaaaataatgaaaaaattgaattaattttttttttataaatatgttaTCCCTATCTTCCAACTTACActacaattttatattttctcaaatattttggattgtaatttcttatttaatgacacgtggtacaATGAAATCGATTAAAAATCCTattcaaaattacaaataaaattattttttatattttattaaataaaaaatattaatattttattgtatATTGTTATGACTATTCAGTTTAAGGATGTaaatgcaaaagaaaattactattcattaaagatAATTACTGTTTTTATTAGAGAGGATTGAATAGGAAGTTGCCCTACCGCCTTTCTCAAGCTGGAGTTGCCAATTTGAGTGGGATAAAGAAGGTGGGTcaagaataaaaataaatttaaaaaacaaaagtttgTCAGCAAATGCAATTATGCAACTCTATTGCACGCAACGCAACGTACTTTTTTTAACAGAACGACGCCGTGTaactttaaatttaaaaaaaaaaaaaattagggcaCAATTATCGTCTTCTTCCTCATGAGTTACCTGCGAATCTGCACAAAACCTGTAGACTCCGGCAAATATAACCTAATGATTATTATCCCAACTAGTCCTCCACTCCGTCTGTGAAGCCATAACCTTCATAAGCTTTCCTCCGGTCAGGAAACAGAAGAAAAGGATAAAACTTGGAGGTATCCTCCTCTCCAAATCACCGTTGTTGATACGCAACATaggtcttctctctctcttcaaaatTCCTTCATTTGGGTTTCTGTTGATGTAGAAATTTCATTGGGTTCTTGTATTCTTAACATTCACATTGCAGTTTGTGGTTTTCGATTGAACCCGTCAATTAGAAGTTGCCCAGAGATGGCTTATGAATTGAGTGAACAGAAAAGTaagaattgtttttgttttggattTTCGAATTTTGGATCAAAGAAAATGATCTGGGTGGCTCATAACCTCAAAAGTTTTGCTTAAACTTTGCAGAGGTTGGGTTGGGTCTCCTTGGCTTTGGCATCCTTTTCACATTTCTGGGTGTGATGCTTTTCTTCGACAGAGGCTTGCTTGCTCTAGGGAATGTAAGGGGTTTCCTTAATTTCCAATCCTTCTTTCAggcatatgtatatgtatatgtatatctaTATCTACATATTTGTGTGTGGAATTGGACTAgtgttttattttcttgtattttgttGTATTATTGTATCTCCCATTTCAGATATTTTGGTTGACTGGGGTGGCCCTTTTACTTGGTTGGCGTTCTACATGGAATCTCTTCACTAGCAAAGCAAACTTAAAGGTATGAGAAATTACCAGCTTTCACTGAATCATTTATTAGGATGctcattttttgttttcgtttCCTCATCCAATGCCACATAAACAGAACTTTATCAGCATTCGTTTTTTGCTAGAGTAGCGGTATCAGTGACGGATCCATTGTTTTTCTTTAATGAGGGAAGTTCTAGTACTGAGTAAATTTTTGGGCAGTAGGTACTCATAAACAGAACTTTATCAGCATTCGTTTTTTGCATTTAGCTGGCATTCTACAATTCAGCGAAGATTAGACCAACAAAATTATTTGTTATTGTGAATATCTTAAACTCTAAACCCATATACCCTAAACGCTAGTAAAATAAACCCGAAATATAACTGATTAAGAATTCCATGatttttacaatttattttcctttttattttgtttttggaatcCATTATGGGATTAGGGTTTCCTATCCCTAGTGTCCTAAACCCTAAGCCTTAAACCCCACTAAACCCTACTCTGAGACACCACCAACCAAAGGGGGTATTTTAGAGCATGAATGTGCACTCACGGAAAGGTATCTAATTAAAGGCAACTTGTAATAGCATTTACTTAGTGAAACCCTAGTACACAAGCCATAGACATCCCTAAAACATTCAGAACATCAACTAACGTGTTGGAAGTTCGTAACCAAGTAGAAATTGTGTAaaatattaagtataaaatccTGATGCAGTTTTCATCAGCTGAAACGTGAAACTAACAGGATAACTCTCTGGGTAATTGAAACAAAATAAGGATTTTATTAAACAATAGTAGGGCTAATTGGTGGCTCCCCTAGTAGTGGATCAGTTTGCCATTCTAGTTCTGTCAGAAATCAAAACTTTCAAGTAGTGTAAAACATCATTGAGTGCCTCGACTGGTCGACTAGGTATCATGACCTGTTAACATTCTACAGAAACACACTTTTCTGATATTTTgattcaataacatgttttcTGGTGCTTTAAATCAAACACCTTAAAAAAATATTCTGAAATATACAAGTGACAACCAACGGCCTAAAATGCATTAATATAAGGTTTCTAAGTTCAGTTTCTAAATGAGGATTTAGAACTTTAAACCTTTGACTTACTCGAGCATGCATTTTAGTGTTTTCTTTATTCTTGAGATACCATCTTCACTCATTGTTGGTCAGATCTCTGTTTTAACATAGCCATTAGTTGTTTGGGGGAATACAGTAGTGAGTCTAGCGACAATCTGATTTGTTGTCCCttaatttatttacaaaattaagCATTGATGAGCTTTGAATACTAACTGATTATGCATTTTTTAATGAGGAAGAACTGGATATCTACATTGTGTTGAACAAATATAACTTATCTATTGTGAGTTAGATCTAATGTTGATTTTTTTCCTGCAGGGCTCTGTATCTTTTCTTCTTggtctctttttccttttcgttCGGTGGCCAATAGTTGGTATAATCTTGGAAATATATGGCTGCCTTAACTTGTTCGGGTTAGTTTCTGCTCTTAACATTGTGCTCTGCTCTGAATAATATCTCAGTCTGTAGTATATCTAGACTGTTCTGGGTTTTGATGGAATTAACAAAACTCTCTAGTTACCTAGAGTTAGTGAAATCATCACGGGCGGGTCTGTTAGGATTTGTCTTAAGAGATAGTTTTAGTTCACCGGTGGAGGTACAAAATACAAACTTAAAAAGCTTGATATACAAGCCAGCATCTTGATTTCACAGTTATTGTTCTTGGGATTCTGTTCCAGTTTTTCATGGGTTGTAGACTAATCACCTGCAGTCTGCAAGGATTTTTTGGAATGAAGAATTGAAAAAATATTATTACAACTTATCGTTTAGCTATTACAGTGTACACATATAAATACTGTTTGATAGAAGAACTGATTGTATTTTATTCATATTCAGTGAGAATCTTGTTTCTGGCTCAAACTAACTTGCTTAAATATGAACATGCCATGGCGGAGTTGTTGTTCGGAGATAAGTTGTCTTTGTTTTATTCATACAAGTAGCTAGGAGATCTTTATTGAACAACTCTGGATCACATTAACTTATTTATACAAACCGAATAGTAAGTTGTTGACAGAGGTGTTAAGATTATGTTATAGCTTTTCCTAAGCTTCTTGGTTTGTACTGATAGTTGATGGTCCTGCACACATGTTCAGTTTGTAGCTCTTATGTTTAGAAGCTTTCAACCGATGGCACTGTCAACAAATTTATAATGTATTTGTCTAATGGAACTGGGTTTTAAGTGATTGTTTTCCCCCTATATCTTGTTCATTGTGGAGTATGTAAGGAAGATTTTGCAATGGAAATCAAATCATCATTGTGTGTTATGCCGTTTGGGAAAAAGGGTACAGCCAATTGGAGTATAGAGTTTGAAGACATTTTAGTTGATGGACAGTATATTTCTTTTGAAAGCTATGTTCTTGTTAGTTTTCTCAATtggtatattatttttattgtaaTAACAATTGTTATATTTGCATGTTTGTATTATGTGTGTTTTGAATGTTATGTATTCATGGATACTAATTATCCTGTGATTACTAGTTTTTCTTATATGGAATTGACCCTTAtgaatttattttatgttttattaatTGTATAAACcctaactccgcctatgtcttacatggccggtcccaagcccggataaaggaggagggggagggcgtcaggtagtcgacagccggcactccatgatcacgtcgaatccttatgaaaatgaatccagaacaaaatcgcgctaaagctagggcgtcacccgtaagtggcgcgctgtgtggcctgagcacagtgataagtgagcaagggtcgctgtatctccatcggcacccggatgcagtgttaaatgagcaagggggccatagaaacttcttttcgaacgactccactcaaagttgtttgggagcatatgctcctatcaactttacccgggacacacaaaagaagtactttgatcctattagacgggggagggtgaagaagttaggacagaagggtagagttcaagagagcaaaatgcgtttaggaacgtgtaatataggaaccttaacgggaaaatctatggaagtagtggaagttatggtgaggagaaggataaatattatgtgcctacaagaaactaagtgggttggtagtaaggcaaaggatctagaaaactcagggtttaaactttggtattcgggcacaaatagaacgagaaacggtgttggcatcatcgtggacaagaccttggtacaagatgttgtagatgtcaagagggtaggagatagaatcatggcaatcaagattgtaataggacaagaacttatcaatgtgattagtgcgtacgcacctcaagtagggttggatacgagttcgaaggagaaattttgggaagatcttggagacttggtgcaaggaattgctcagacggagaagttatttataggaggagatttaaatggacacatgggcagggagacaggcaactatggaggttttcatggtggccatggttttggggagagaaacgaggatggggaagctatcttggattttgcaatggcatatgatctcttcttagccaacaccttctttaagaagagagaagaacatgtgatcacttacaagagtgggtcgtcaaaaacacaaatagattttcttctaatgaggaaaggggatcgtataacttgtaaggattgcaaagttataccaggagagagcgtggctaatcaacatcgcttgttggtgatggatgtacatatcaaaagagtaagacaaaagaacaagacttggaagtgcccaaggactagatggtggaatctaaaagaagaaaaacaagccattttcaaagagaaggtaatcacccaatgtgtgtgggatagagagggggaagctagccaaatatgggattccatggctagttgtatccgaaaagtagcaaaagaggtattaggagagtccaagggctttgccccacaccaaaaggaatcttggtggtggaatgaggaggtacaaacaaaggtgaaggctaagaaggaatgttgtaaagccttatacaaggagaggactgatgaaaatggtgaaaggtatagaaaagcgaagcaagaggcgaagaaagctgtcagagaagctaagttagcggcttacgacgatatgtataaacgactagataccaaagaaggagagttggatatctataaactatctagagtaagggaaaagaagacaagggacctaaaccaagtgaggtgcatcaaggatgaggatggaaaggtccttgctacagagaacgcggttaaagacagatggagaggttattttcataatcttttcaatgaaggacatgaaatgagtgcttctttaggggagttgagtaactcagaagagtgtagaaactattctttttatcgtcgaatccggaaggaagaagtggttgtagctttgaagaagatgaagcataaaaaagcaataggcccagacgatataccaatcgaagtgtggaaacttttgggagagacaggtataacatggctcactgaccttttcaataggattttgaaaacgaagaagatgccaaatgagtggcgaatgagcactttggtgcctatctacaagaataagggcgacgtacaaaattgcatgaactataggggtattaagctaatgagtcatacaatgaagctttgggagagagtcattgagcatagattgaggcaagagacacgggtttcggacaaccaattcgggttcatgccagggcgctcaaccatggaggcaatctatctcttacgaagattgatggaaagatatagagatgggaaaaaggatttacacatggtctttatagatttggaaaaagcatatgatagggtcccaagagacattctttggaggattttagagaagaaaggagtacgagtagcatatatccaagctataaaggatatgtatgaaggagcaaagactgccgtaagaactcatgaaggacaaaccgaaagctttcccataactgtaggattacatcaaggctcatccttaagtccttacctttttgcgttggtaatggatgagttaacacgacatattcaagatgatattccttggtgtatgcttttcgcagacgatatagtgttgatagatgaaactcaggaaggggtaaatgcaaagcttaacctttggagagaagtgttggaatctaaaggtcttcgcctaagccgatcaaagacagaatatatggagtgcaagttcagtgcaaatggaggccaaaacgagttaggggtgaggatcggagatcaagaaataccaaagagcgatcgttttcgttacctaggatctatcttgcaaaagaacggagaattagatggagatctcaaccatagaatacaagctggatggatgaagtggaagagtgcatccggcgtgttgtgtgaccgccgtatgccactgaagctcaagggaaaattttataggacggcaataaggccggcgatgctgtatggcacagaatgttgggcggtgaaacatcaacacgtacacaaaatgggtgtagcggagatgaggatgcttcgttggatgtgtgggcacacgagaaaggataagattaggaatgaggatatccggggtaaagtaggagtagccgaaattgaaggaaagatgagagaaaatcggttacggtggtttggacatgtgcaaagaaggcctactgacgttccgattagaagatgcgactatgggacagaggttcagggccgaaggggtagaggaagacctaggaaaactttggaagagactctaagaaaagacttagagtacttggatctaacgaaggacatgacacaggatcgagcacaatggcgttctaagattcatatagccgatcccactcagtgacttggattttccaagtctccaaccgagaagttttcctcactcgggaaattaagggaacactaccccaacctacatgctccactcagaaagcttcaacatacaagctttaacaaaagaaaattcaaagaacttagcgtagaaggctttggtgtatttaacacaatacgttgaaatgaaagcttatttattgatatccccgataagctacaaatatgtacatatacatgagtcaaaataagcacacaagagggagccttcacaaaggttgcttaggagaagtctcagcagtcggtagagccccagaaagagaaggcaccggagggggatcatttggagcctcagtactggacagaaccctagaaggaggaggcatcagaggttgatcatttggagcttcattacgcggtacagccccagaagacgaaggcaataaatgcctttggaacaaacccacaaatctctgatgatcaagta encodes:
- the LOC103411614 gene encoding vesicle transport protein GOT1, yielding MAYELSEQKKVGLGLLGFGILFTFLGVMLFFDRGLLALGNIFWLTGVALLLGWRSTWNLFTSKANLKGSVSFLLGLFFLFVRWPIVGIILEIYGCLNLFGRFWPSVKAFLYEVPMLGWIIRFLF